The nucleotide window ATCCATACTATGAAAAAAAAGCAGTGCGCAATTTTATCCAATCTGAACTATTAAAATTCTGTTCAACACCATCACCAATTTATGATTACATGGGCAACGGGCCAATACAGGTTATTGAAGAATAATGCGTAAAAAATATCCTTCTAAAATATTATTATTTGGAGAATATGCTATCCTATTAAAGGGTGAAGCATTGGCTGTTCCCTATCCAAAATTTACTGCATACTGGGTGGAGAAAACAGAATCAGATTCCGCATTTAAACCTTACTTACTACAATATGCAGATTATCTTTTTTCAGAAAATTATTTTCTGGAAATAATTGATGTTACTGCATTTAAAAATGCACTTGAATCCGGATTGGATATTAAATCAAATATTCCGATTGGTTATGGTGCGGGTAGTTCAGGTGCTTTGGTGGCTGCTGTGTACGAGAGGTTTGCAAAAGCTCCAATTGATAAAAATGATTTTCTTGCATTGAAAAATGTATTAGGTCGCATGGAAGATTTTTTTCATAGCAAAAGTTCTGGTTTTGATCCGCTGGTTTGTTATTTAAATAAACCATTACATATACATGCAGATGGTAGTATTCATAGTATTGAGAAAGAAATTCCATTGCTGGAACACATGCAATTATTTAATACTGCAATCAATCGTTTTACAAATCAATTGGTGGAAACTTTTCAGGAACGTATGAAAGATGAAGATTATCGCACTGAAATTTTTGAAACTCTTTTACAACTCAATAGCGATTGTATATCATATTTGTTATCGGATAACAGAAACATGTTTTTTGAAACATTGCGCAAACTATCTGAATTTCAATTGAAGTATTTCAATTTTGCAATTCCACCAATCATACAGGGAATTTGGAAAAATAAACTCACACACGATACTTTAATTATGAAATTATGCGGAGCCGGTGGTGGTGGATTTATGATTGAATTTAAAGAGTAATTATCTCACTTGCATTTCCATATAAATAGGAAAATGGTCGCTGTAACCACCATGATACATTTCGCCGCTATAAGTTCGGTTTGGTAGGTAGCCGTATTTTTTATTGTTATATAATTGAAAATCATTTTTTACAATCTGCGCACTTTTGGTTTGTACATAAGGTTTTGCATTTTGTAATAATACCTCGGAAACAATAAATTGATCGAGCACCTGCCAGCCACCATCATAAAAGTAACTGCCTTCATTTGCCTGTTCTATATCCGTCATCAGATTTACTAAACATTCATCACAATAATTACTTCTCAATTTATTCGTCTGCAATACTTCCGTTATACTTTCATCCGAAGGTGTATCATTAAAATCTCCCATAATGATAATAGCGGGATCTGTAAGTTTTGCATTCAAAGAATCAATAGTATTCTTCAAAGTATTTGCAGCAATAGCTCTTCGCATTTTTGTTTCTACACTTCCTCCAGAACGTGATGGCCAATGATTTACAAAAATGTATATATCCTTTTTTGTTTGCTTCAACTTCACCTGTACAAATAATATATCACGTGTAGCGCCACCATTATTATCCGGCAGCCTTACATAAATAGGTTTTGAATCAATAATTGTGATAATATCCTTTTTATAAAGTAATGCAACATCAATTCCCCGTTCATCGGGTGAGTCGAAATGTACAATTGCATAACCGGCATTTTTAATTGCATTCTGCTTGATAAGATCTTCCAGCACATTTTTATTTTCTACTTCAGCCAATCCTACAATGGATGGCGAACCCATAGAAGCAATTACAAGTGCAAGATGATTTAATTTAGTTTGATAGCGTTCTGTATTCCATTCCTTCTTTGAGTCGGGAGTAAATTCTTCATCAATAGTATTTGGTGAATTAATGGTGTCGAATAAATTTTCGACATTGTAAAACATAACTCCGATAGATTCTTTTTGACCTGCGCAGGAAACGCCGCATAACAACATAATGCAAACAGCAAAAACAGAAATTGTATTTATGCGAATTTTCAAATGTCCAATAATAATTTAATTGGATCAGCACCAAATATTAATTGCTCCGGATTTTCAAGTTGTTCTTTCACTCGCACTAAAAAACTCACTGAATTTTTTCCATCGATAATGCGATGATCATAACTTAATGCGAGATACATCATCGGACGAATTACTACTTGACCATTTATAGCAACAGGACGTTCCTGAATTTTATGCATTCCAAGTATTGCACTTTGCGGTGCATTAATAATTGGTGTACTCATCATAGAACCAAAAACACCACCATTGGTAATTGTAAAAGTACCGCCCTGCATTTCTTCTAAGGTTAGAGTGCCATCTCTGCCTTTTACAGCAAGATCTTTTATTGTCAATTCCACTTCTGCCATACTTTTACTTTCTGCATTGCGAATAACAGGTACCACTAATCCTTTCGGTGTGGAAACAGCTATGGAGATATCACAATATGCATGATGCAATATTTGGTCTTCATTCCAATAGGCATTTACCATTGGAAATTCGAGCAGTGCATTACAACATGCTTTTACAAAAAAGCTCATGAAGCCAAGACCAATTCCATGTTGCTTTTCGAATGCGGATTTATATTTTTCCCGTATAGCCATCACTGCACTCATGTCCGCTTCATTAAATGTAGTAAGAATTGCAGCTTCATTTTTCACACTCACTAATCTGCTTGCAATTGTTTTGCGCAGTCTGCTTACTTTTTCAGTATGCTCATCACGGCTATTGCGTTTCATGGATTGTGCAATTTCTTTCGGATGCATTCCATTATTTAATGCTTGTAACACATCTTCTTTTGTAATTCTTCCACCGATTCCTGTGCCAATAAGATTAGCAATATCTACTTTATTTTCTTTGGCAATTGTTTCTGCAAGAGGTGTAATATGCACAGCAGGTTTCTCCGCAGTTTTCTCAATTGCTTTTTCAATAGTTGCCGGTTTTTTTTCTGGTTGAATTGCTTCTTGTTTGGAAGAAGTTTTTTCCAGTTTCGTAACTTCTTGTTTTTTTGCAGGAGCTTTTGCAGAGGTATCTAAAGTTGCTATCACTGCTCCAATTTTCAATTCACTTCCTTCTTCTGCCTTAATTGTTATTACTCCAGATTTTTCCGCAGGAAATTCTAATGTAGCCTTATCACTATCAAATTCACAAAGGGATTGATCTGTTTCTACATAATCTCCATCTTTCACTAACCATTTGCTCAATGTTACTTCGTTAATAGATTCTCCTATTGTAGGTACTTTCAATTCTATTGCCATGCGTTGTAAATTATATAACCTGAATGATTGTATTTTTAAAATTAAAGAAAAGTATATTATGCAAATGCAGATTTTATAAGTTCTTGTTGTTCTTGTTTATGCACTTTTGAAAATCCGGTTGCAGGGGATGCCGATGGTTTTCGTGCAATAGATTTAATTCCATTACCACACATCCTATTTAAAATATAATACCAGGCACCCATATTTAATGGTTCTTCTTGCACCCAAAATAATTCATCCTGCTTATATTTTTTAAAAACAGTTGTTAATTGATGTTCCGGAAAAGGATACAATTGCTCCAAACGAATAATTGCAATATCCTTAATTTTATTTTTTTGCTGATACTCCAATAAATCATAAAATACTTTTCCGCTACATAATAAAACACGTTTCACTTTTTTTGCATCTACATAATTATCGTCCATCACTTCATGAAATTTCCCTTCGCTTAATTCGCTCACATCACTTTGAACTAAGGGATGACGCAATAAAGATTTAGGACTCATCACAACCAATGGTCTTCTGAAATCCCATTCCATTTGACGACGTAAAACGTGAAAGAAATTTGCAGGTGTAGTGCAATTCACAACTATGATATTAAGCTCTGCGCATGAAGATAAAAATCTTTCGAGACGTGCGCTGCTGTGTTCCGGCCCTTGTCCTTCATAGCCATGTGGTAATAATAAAACAATGCCACTCATACGCTGCCATTTACTAAATGAAGCAGAGATGAATTGATCAATAATTGTTTGAGCCCCATTTGCAAAATCACCAAACTGAGCCTCCCAAACAACTAATGTTTGAGGGTTTGCAAGAGAATAACCAAATTCAAAACCTAACACTGCAAATTCACTCAGCAATGAATTATAGATATAAAATTTACCTTGGTCTTTATCAATATATTCCAAGCGATAAATTTCTTCATCCGTATTTACATCACGTATTGCTGCATGCCGGTGACTGAATGTTCCACGCTTTACATCTTGCCCACTGATGCGTACAGAATTTTTATCAAGCAGCAAAGAACCGTAGGCTGCAAGTTCTGCAATTGCCCAATCCACTTTTCCGGATTTTAATAATTCCTGATTTGATTCAAATAATTTTTTAATCTTAGGTAAGGGTTCAAATCCTTCAGGAAGAAAATAAATATTTTCTAATACTTGTTTCA belongs to Bacteroidota bacterium and includes:
- the odhB gene encoding 2-oxoglutarate dehydrogenase complex dihydrolipoyllysine-residue succinyltransferase — translated: MAIELKVPTIGESINEVTLSKWLVKDGDYVETDQSLCEFDSDKATLEFPAEKSGVITIKAEEGSELKIGAVIATLDTSAKAPAKKQEVTKLEKTSSKQEAIQPEKKPATIEKAIEKTAEKPAVHITPLAETIAKENKVDIANLIGTGIGGRITKEDVLQALNNGMHPKEIAQSMKRNSRDEHTEKVSRLRKTIASRLVSVKNEAAILTTFNEADMSAVMAIREKYKSAFEKQHGIGLGFMSFFVKACCNALLEFPMVNAYWNEDQILHHAYCDISIAVSTPKGLVVPVIRNAESKSMAEVELTIKDLAVKGRDGTLTLEEMQGGTFTITNGGVFGSMMSTPIINAPQSAILGMHKIQERPVAINGQVVIRPMMYLALSYDHRIIDGKNSVSFLVRVKEQLENPEQLIFGADPIKLLLDI